One window of the Opisthocomus hoazin isolate bOpiHoa1 chromosome 12, bOpiHoa1.hap1, whole genome shotgun sequence genome contains the following:
- the MAF gene encoding transcription factor Maf — protein MASELAMSSSDLPTSPLAMEYVNDFDLMKFEVKKEPVETDRIISQCGRLIAGGSLSSTPMSTPCSSVPPSPSFSAPSPGSGTDQKTHLEDYYWMTGYPQQLNPEALGFSPEDAVEALINSSHHPLPGAFDGYARGQQLAAAAGAGGSVPAEEMGSAAAVVSAVIAAAAAQGGAPHYHHHHHHPHHAGGGGGHPHAAAPGSAPPSSASSAAGSGGGGGGGGGGGGGSAGGLHHPHHGGGGGLHFDDRFSDEQLVTMSVRELNRQLRGVSKEEVIRLKQKRRTLKNRGYAQSCRFKRVQQRHVLESEKNQLLQQVEHLKQEISRLVRERDAYKEKYEKLVSNGFRENGSSSDNPSSPEFFMYPRESSTTVM, from the coding sequence atGGCATCAGAACTGGCAATGAGCAGCTCCGACCTGCCCACCAGTCCCCTGGCCATGGAATATGTTAATGACTTCGATCTGATGAAGTTTGAAGTGAAAAAGGAGCCGGTGGAGACCGATCGCATTATCAGCCAGTGCGGCCGCTTGATCGCCGGGGGATCGCTCTCTTCCACCCCGATGAGCACGCCCTGCAGCTCGGTGCCCCCGTCCCCCAGCTTCTCGGCgcccagccccggctccggcACCGACCAGAAGACCCACCTGGAAGACTACTACTGGATGACGGGCTACCCGCAGCAGCTCAACCCGGAGGCGCTGGGCTTCAGCCCCGAGGACGCGGTGGAGGCGCTGATCAACAGCAGCCACCACCCGCTGCCCGGCGCCTTCGATGGCTATGCTAGAGGGCAGCAGCtggccgcggccgccggcgccgGCGGCTCTGTGCCGGCCGAGGAGATGGGCTCGGCGGCCGCCGTGGTGTCGGCGGTGAtcgccgcggcggcggcgcaggGCGGCGCGCcccactaccaccaccaccaccaccacccgcaccacgccggcggcggcggcgggcacccCCACGCCGCGGCGCCGGGCAGCGCGCCgccctcctccgcctcctcggcggccggctccggcggcggcggcggcggcggcggcggcggcggcggcgggagcgccggggggctgcaccacccgcatcacggcggcggcggcggcctgcaCTTCGACGACCGCTTCTCCGACGAGCAGCTGGTGACCATGTCGGTGCGGGAGCTCAACCGGCAGCTGCGGGGCGTCAGCAAGGAAGAGGTGATCCGGCTGAAGCAGAAGAGGAGGACCCTCAAAAACAGGGGCTATGCCCAGTCCTGCCGCTTCAAGAGGGTCCAGCAGCGGCACGTCCTGGAGTCGGAGAAGAACCAGCTGCTGCAGCAAGTGGAGCACCTAAAGCAGGAGATCTCCAGGCTGGTCCGGGAGAGGGACGCCTACAAGGAAAAATACGAGAAGCTGGTCAGCAACGGCTTCAGAGAAAACGGATCCAGCAGCGACAACCCTTCCTCTCCAGAGTTTTTCAT